Genomic window (Vigna unguiculata cultivar IT97K-499-35 chromosome 10, ASM411807v1, whole genome shotgun sequence):
GTGAATTTTGTAGATATAAAACAAGACAAATAattagaagagagaaaaaaaaaggaattacGAAACTAAAAACTAagacaataacaaataaataaacatatatatatatatatatatatatatatatatatatatatatatatatattaggttaTCCAATAAATTATAGGTACTTTAGTAATTTAACTAAGGAAGAGATGAGAACATACTTAGGTATTGTAGTGGATACGGGACAAAACCAATATATACACATCATCACCGTCCGATACTCAATTGAAAAACGCATATATTATCTATAACCGTACATtgttaatttattgaaatttaatataaatataaagtctCATTGAATGAcattattgaaatttaatataaatataaagtgtTATTGATGTCCATCCTATAAAATGgtttaaacaaaagaaaatattaaattacatttaattttatcaattttaacgTAAAGTTTTCAGTACAAAAAAATTCTCAATTAGAAACcaatattaaaaatcaaaaaatatttattcactatagtgactaatttagataccaatttacaaaattaataattattggttACTGATATAGTTAGTGTTatacaaaagaaattataattggttattaaattggtcactaaattggtcattcaagactaatttagaaacaaagtcattttggtagtagctaatttttagtgaccaaattTCTTTGGCAGTCAAAACCAtagtagctaattttaaagaccaatttagtgaccaattataactttttattcataatagtgactattttaataaccaataatttttagtttgataaattagtatctaaattggtaactatagttttaatcattattgatcactaaaattagtcattatttagaagttttcttgtagtattatagtttaaatatattttaaattcttaaaatgaacaaaatattgaaattattgaaatttaatataaatataaagtgtCATTGATGTCCAGCCCATAAAAtggtttaaataaaagaaaatattaaattacatttaattttatcaattttaacgTAAagttttcactacaaaaaaattctcaattagaaaccaatattagaaaccaaaaaattatttagtcagtatagtgactaatttagatacaaatttacaaaattaataattattggttactgaaatagtcactattatacataaaaaattataattgattactaaattggtcactaaattggttattaaagaccaatttagaaacaaagTCATTTTGGTAGTAGCTAATTTTTAATGACCAAATTTCTTTGGCAGTCAAAACCATAGtagttaattttaaagaccaatttaatgaccaattataactttttattcataatagtgactattttaataaccaataatttttagtttgataaattagtatctaaattggttactatagttttaatcattattgatcactaaaattagtcattatttagaagttttcttgtagtgttatagtttaaatatattttaaattcttaaaatgaacaaaatattgaaattattgaaatttaatataaatataaagtgtCATTGATGTCCAGCCCATAAAAtggtttaaataaaagaaaatattaaattacatttaattttatcaattttaacgTAAAgttttcactacaaaaatattctcaattagaaaccaatattagaaaccaaaaaaatatttagttagtatagtgactaatttagataccaatttacaaaattaataattattggttactgaaatagtcactattatacataaaaaattataattgattactaaattggttactaaattggtcattaaagaccaatttagaaacgaCCTCATTTTGGtagtagctaatttttagtgaccaactTTTTTTGATAGCCAAAACCAtagtagctaattttaaagaccaatttagtgatcaattataattttttattcctaatagtgactattttagtaaccaatcaTTTTTAGTTtggtaaattagtatctaaattggttactatagttttaatcattattggtcactaaaatttgtcattatttagaagttttcttgtaatgtttatagtttaaatatattttaaattcttaaaatgaacaaaatattattttgacccTGTGTTTTccaatttgttttatattctaaaatttaaaattgcaatttatatttcacatgaaatagataaaaatgtgttttattAAACTTTAGTGTAGCcattttctaaaaactttttaattatttatgaaaatagaaaaaaaattaagtttaattattttttgtgtatcTTGTagatttagatatttttaattgtgattttATTGGAAAGGTTTATCTATGaagtgtaaaatatatattttattttaatttttattcaagtatccaaatatttgatttttctaataacttttttattttcttttttttaacttgccgatcaattcaattttttctctcaaataacaagtttataaaaaattgaagagaaaaataatgaattgaTTGGTGAGATTAAAATGAGAAGATATAAATAACaatcttattaataaaaaaaaatcaaacaataagATACTTAGatgagaataattttttttacgaaCTCAATAGTATAAGATCTTGATTGAAAAcatcaaaatgtataaatacttaaaacttatttagatagatatacttaaattaaaatgaaaaatattaaaattatcattagcAATTCTTTTTATAgcttaagtatgtttttaatcgCAGAACTTacatgtgaaattaaaatttgttcatCTCTCGACCTTTTATACATTTTAGTCCTCAAACTTATAAATGAATGGATATGTTCTTTTAACCTAATGGCATTAATTTATTGGACTTGTTAAATGATGTAACAGGCTGTCATTTGAGTTGAAATGTGtcaaaatagtataaacaactcaaacgtCATTTCAAACTGCATTtgtcacataaaaaaattaatacagttGAGTATTAGAAAgactatatccattcatttgTAAAAGTTTggaactaaaatatattaaaatttaaaaaagagacaaattccaatttcacattcaagtttagggactaaaatattttacttttttttttccgacTAAATATACAAGGAATTAGTTTGTCGcactcaaataaaaaaaagtaatattaatgCTTTATTTTAAAGGTGGCTTCTTCACCTTTCCAAAGTCaacaaattgtgtttttttctgATTAAAGCTATTTATATGATTCACTCTTACCATTCCTAAATTTCCTAAATTTCATGGAACAGTTTGCATAGTGACAACGGtttcattaatttatattaatatgaaaatatcAATGTTGAGTTGTAATTCATGTTAAACTCACTATATATATTGTGAGATTCACATCAACTTTCCACAACCTTCTATCAAATCTTTCTGATCTTTGTCATGGCTATTACATTATTGTTCAGTTTTCTTTCAGACTACCCAGATGCTATTGTTCCTTATCCTTGGCAAAGAGTTCTAGATATCCCGGTAACTCTAACATATGACATTGataagatataaaatttctGTTTTAGTCAAAAATAATATCTATATTATGTTGTTCTAATTTCTTGTTCTTGATCTGATTACAGTCGAATCTTCTTTACTACTATCACCATGAGACTGGATTTGTGATTTACGATTTTAGGCCTTTTGTGGATTTTGGAGAAGGTGTTTTCCTGGAAAATGATATTGGGTTTAGTTTCACAGACGATGAAGTTGTTGAGCAACTACGCAACAACTATGAAGATTTTATGAACTCTCCGagtcttcttcttttttgttgtggATGCAGTGGTAAAACTTACTATGGAATTATAGAACAACCAGTAGTTCGATGCCCATTGTGCAAGGGTATAACCCTGATGTTACCATGATTTTGTTGTAAGGATCATACAAATTTTGTCTCGATAAGTAatcattatctttatttatttatttatttatttatttaggcATTCTAATAtctatttcaataaattattaatattacacCGTTACATATCTTATGGTTGCATGATCTTTCATAGGCTGAAAATGAGTTGATGGAAAGCAAAGAAGTTGTCTATGGATTGGCTGAAGGTCTGAGGAAGAACATTAGATGGATTGAAGACTATATGAGACTAAAAGTATTACTGTTATTTAATGTATTAAAGTATTAGATGATGACATTTGTATGTTGTCATTAATTTATATTGCTGTTTAATGTTTGTCTTTATATTcagtattaataaaaatatatgaaatatttcaaaataacaatTTCTTTGTTTAGAAGaactttaaaactaaaataaaattatgacttaaaattagtttattcataaattaatttggaGAGATTTCATCACATAGTTTCACTagtcttattttatataatattttgggttaaatatgttttttgtcctttaatttttagtgaaaattggaattagttcatcttCAAACCTTTGGTCTAATTTAGTCCCTTAATTCTAGAATTACGTACATTTGATcctttaacaattttttttaaagtttattttatgtttcaaatgcatttcatgatagcatttgagttgtttacgacgtttgatacatttttggtTCAATGTTAATTtagaaatgcgtttgaaacatcaaataaacttagaaaaatttagttaaaatgactaaattcacgcagtTATAAAGTTGAGAAACTAAATTGAGCCAAAGTTTTGAcgagagactaatttcaattttcactaaaagttaagagacctaaaatatatttaactctaatattttttatgattaaatatatttttagtccctaaactttgACCCAAATTTGGAATTCATTCATGTTCTAAACTTTTATACATTTtgatttcaaaacttaaaaaattaatagatatagTGCTTCTCACTCAACTAAGTTAAATTCTTTTTAGGTGTCAAACATGTTTCAAACTAGCACTTAGTTTGCACCATTTAACACGTCCGAATTTAATGTCAATCGAGAACGCCGTTTAACAGTCTAAACAAATTAAtgtcattaaattaaataaattatattcatttatttttaaaatttgaagataaaaatatatcaaaattaaaaataaaaaacaaatattaattttacataaaaatttaaagcctaaaaaaatacttaatttattagcaaagaatatatattattataatcacTCAACTAAGTTAAATTCTTTTTAGGTGTCAAACATATTTCAAACTAGCACTTGAGTTTGCACCATTTAACACGTTCCGAATTTAATGTCAATCGAGAACGCCGTTTAACagtctaaaaataattaatgtcattaaattaaacaaattatattcatttatttttaaaatttgaagataaaaatatatcaaaattaaaaaaaaaaaacaaatataacttttacataaaaatttaaagcctaaaaaaatacttaatttattagcaaagaatatatattattataatcacTCAACTAAGTTAAATTCTTTTTAGGTGTCAAACATGTTTCAAACTAGCACTTTAGTTTGCACCATTTAACacgtttttaattcaatgtcaATCGAGAACGCCGTTTAACAGTCcaacaaaaattaatgttattaaattaaacaaattttattcatttatttttaaaatttgaagataaaaatatatcaaaattaaaaaaaaacaaatattaattttacataaaaatttaaagcctaaaaatatacttaatttattagcaaagaatatatattattataaaatacttGAGTGTTctaatccatatatatatatatatatatatatatatatatatatatatatatatatatataaataaaaagagagaGAATGTTCGTGAACTGCCTCAGGTCCACAATGTTCTCATCATAATCAGTAAGAGACATATAAGAACAAATCTATCACAATCCTAGTTGTTATACATACACGTTAAATTTATTTAGcctattacaatatttttacatatatttaatatgcATGTACGTTAGAAACgtgtgaaattaattttattttttcataattactCTTCTGGTCATCAAATCCCTAATCCGCTTCCATATTATGTATACATGTCAAAGTGGCCAACTCGACTCATACGGGTTGGCTCATcacgagccgggttgaaaataagtgaacccaacccggcttactttatggtgagccagaaattttacAATCCGGTTCAACCCACCATGGGTTAAGTGGATTGGTTCACCAACccatataaaatatcaatttatacttttggtcctcattttcgtagtaaaatattaatttagtctctatttttttatctcaatttggtccacattttggcaaatttgatgcaatcaagtcctttccgttagtggtgtagtaaTGACGTTAAATGGGATGTCAAGTGTCaatttctggattttttgaatttttttttaaatttcaaaaaaaataaaaaatttgtcacgtgtcaagttgacatcgtgccacgtggcaatgatagtgccatgtgtcactattatgccaggtgtcattttctcattctcaatttggtccttggattttaatttttgtctcaatttagtcacaattcttataaaaattgtgcaatttcgtCCTCctctaaattgaaacaaaaattaacttttatataaatgttatacaaatatttttattaaaaaattgatttttttattcaaattgatatttttattatatattttcaacaaaactaagtttatttaaatttgtttcacattcaatttttcttaaaattgttttcaaattttaaatttatttgttttttattgttacataaactagttaattttttttaaaatttatagaattgttatttttacaccaactaaaacatttgtatagaaattattgaattttacacattttaaaaatatgcaaatatttaaaatataaattcaaataaataacaatattaaagtatgatgtaataaaatatcaatataatttatgatttttttttgttattagccttattttctattaacaactttaaagtttaatgtaaaatataaattaaaataaacttaatcttattaaaatatttacttaaaatatcaattttgatagaaatattttgtacatttatatagaaattaaatttggtttcaatttgaaaagcgacaaaattgcacaatttttacaaaaattgagacttaattgagacaaaaattaaaatactgcGATCAAATTGAGAATAGGGAAATTACAACTGGCATAATAGTGACACGTAGCATTATCACTGCCACAtggcacgatgtcagcttgacacgtggcaaatttttaagtttttttaaaaaaatttaaaaaaaataaataataaattcaaaaaaatccaagaattgacatgtggcaccccatttaacacccTTACctcaccactaacggaaaggacttgattgcattaaatttcccaaaatagggataaaattgagataaaaaaaattgagggactaaattgatattttggtACGAAAATGAGGGCCAAAggtataatttaacctatttaattttatgtattcaaatatttaaatattattttaagcaACCCATGACATGACGatcaatatatgatgaattgtttccaagaaaGTGTCCACATAGTCCAAAAAATATGgttaatattacacattttctgtcatgctatttaacaaaatataaataaaaaactacacatttttatcatgctaatttagaaagaaaatgtTTATAAGATAATTCCTTGAGtaatttatataaagattatagttaaagattaaagtatcaacttatataacttgacaatcaaattaattaaatagttaaactattcaaatattattgagcaacattctagcatttaaaaatatgaatttatgaacctatataattaggggtaataaataattattaaaaaaattaaaaaaaaattgtaaaaaattgttggtgggttaagtgggttaaCCCACcctcaacccggctcgaacacGGGATTAAGTGGGTCAgattgagttcaacccacttttaaaaaaatggaatttttctcaacccaacccgactcaaaCCTGTGGTGAGTCAGATTGGCTTACGGGTTGAAATCCATTTTTACATCTCTAATATTGTAACTCCTCAAGACATCAACTATAGACTTCTCTTTCTTTTGTGAGATTCCTTAAAAAGAACTCACTCCATGTTTGCATCTTCTATATATTACCGATATATTTTGAAAGCTTAATTGAACTATTATAATACTTATAACTGTGTTATTTGTTGATCATGATTTCACTTTTTCTTAAACCTTCTCGTTCACATAGCATCATTTGTCTCATTAATTGATATAGTAACAATTAGGTATTTCTTGGACATCCATATAGCTCTTAAACTCAACAATAATACATAACGATAATTACTTTGGATTCTTTCTTATCTCTTGAATAACCTGTTAAAGCAAATACGTTTTATTTCTCTCCCTTCTTATAGAACAAAACTACTAGTGCCATTTAAATAATAGATACTTTAATATTCTTTCAGTAACTTCAAAATGTAACTTGGTTGATTTTGACATATACCCGCAAATTTACgttctcatttaatatttaagtttgcTTTTTTAATTggctttttttctcaaaatattttaattaggatttattgtaattaaacctaatgagtagtagtgaaaaaaatatactataCCATTTTTTACTTTAGACCACACTGAATTATTCCACATATATACAAGTGTTGACTAAACATAGAAATAGCCACAAATGTATAAGTGTGGCTTCAAACTACTAAAGGccacattttataaattattgattatttaggtaacatttttttaacagtTGCCTATAGAAAATGTggacaaaacaataaaattgtgGCATTTTTCTTCTACTGTTTTCTTATCTATTATACTATATACTATGAAT
Coding sequences:
- the LOC114165084 gene encoding uncharacterized protein LOC114165084 — encoded protein: MAITLLFSFLSDYPDAIVPYPWQRVLDIPSNLLYYYHHETGFVIYDFRPFVDFGEGVFLENDIGFSFTDDEVVEQLRNNYEDFMNSPSLLLFCCGCSGKTYYGIIEQPVVRCPLCKG